In Isoptericola jiangsuensis, the following proteins share a genomic window:
- the pepN gene encoding aminopeptidase N, protein MPGENLTRAEAIERAAVVHGVESYAIDLDLTTGAETFSSTTVLRFTATEGASTFLDLVAPTVREVVLNGRALDVAAVFADSRIALTDLAAENEVRVVADCAYMNTGEGLHRFVDPVDGEVYLYTQFEVPDARRVFATFEQPDLKAPFQLSVTAPARWHVVSNQPTPEPTPAVHATDAAVETARWEFGATPRISSYLVALVAGPYAVERGEVTSADGRVIPLGVFCRSSLSAHLDADAIMETTRQGFAFYEETFGVPYPFDKYDQLFVPEYNMGAMENPGCVTFTESYVFRSKVTDAVRERRVVTILHELAHMWFGDLVTMKWWNDLWLNESFAEYASTLATAEATEWEAAWTTFNAMEKTWAYRQDQLPSTHPIVAAINDLEDVQVNFDGITYAKGASVLKQLVAWVGRDEFISGVSAYFRKHAWGNTELTDLLVELEATSGRDLTAWSKIWLETAGVNTLRPEIGTDADGVVTSFAITQTAPADHPTIRPHRLGIGFYDLDASGAVVRTRSVHVDVDGERTEIPELVGVDRPGLVLVNDDDLAYAKVRLDDASLAFAVEHLSRIADPLARSLVWGSVWDAVRDGETPASAYVDLVLGNIAAETESTTVRTTLAQLGLAARSYVAPARRAAVAERVGDTLWRLAQAADAGSDLQLQLVKYFAALSSTSAHVAPLRGLLDGSVTLDGLTVDTDLRWELLEGLVLLGDADETEIDAALAADDTATGRQAAARARAAVPTVEAKERAFASVVDDADAPNAIIRATAAGFVHVVDPTVLAPFAQRYVDALLPVWETRSYHIAEELIEGLYPAPLASVELRDAARGWLDAHPDAAAALRRMVVEGLAGTERALAAQAADAA, encoded by the coding sequence GTGCCCGGAGAGAACCTCACCCGCGCCGAGGCGATCGAGCGCGCCGCCGTCGTGCACGGCGTCGAGTCCTACGCCATCGACCTCGACCTGACCACCGGCGCGGAGACGTTCTCCTCGACCACCGTCCTCAGGTTCACCGCGACCGAGGGCGCGAGCACGTTCCTCGACCTCGTCGCGCCGACCGTGCGCGAGGTCGTCCTCAACGGACGCGCCCTCGACGTCGCCGCCGTGTTCGCGGACTCCCGCATCGCGCTGACCGACCTGGCGGCCGAGAACGAGGTGCGCGTCGTCGCCGACTGCGCCTACATGAACACCGGCGAGGGCCTGCACCGGTTCGTCGACCCCGTCGACGGCGAGGTCTACCTCTACACCCAGTTCGAGGTCCCCGACGCCCGCCGCGTCTTCGCGACGTTCGAGCAGCCGGACCTCAAGGCGCCCTTCCAGCTGTCGGTCACGGCGCCCGCCCGCTGGCACGTCGTGTCCAACCAGCCGACCCCGGAGCCGACGCCCGCCGTCCACGCGACCGACGCCGCCGTCGAGACCGCCCGCTGGGAGTTCGGCGCCACCCCGCGCATCTCCAGCTACCTCGTGGCGCTCGTCGCGGGCCCCTACGCCGTGGAGCGCGGCGAGGTCACGTCCGCCGACGGCCGCGTGATCCCGCTCGGCGTGTTCTGCCGGTCCTCGCTGTCCGCGCACCTCGACGCCGACGCCATCATGGAGACCACCCGCCAGGGCTTCGCGTTCTACGAGGAGACGTTCGGCGTCCCCTACCCGTTCGACAAGTACGACCAGCTCTTCGTGCCCGAGTACAACATGGGCGCGATGGAGAACCCCGGCTGCGTCACGTTCACCGAGTCGTACGTCTTCCGCTCCAAGGTGACCGACGCCGTGCGCGAGCGTCGCGTCGTGACGATCCTGCACGAGCTCGCCCACATGTGGTTCGGCGACCTCGTCACGATGAAGTGGTGGAACGACCTCTGGCTCAACGAGTCGTTCGCCGAGTACGCGTCCACGCTCGCCACGGCCGAGGCCACCGAGTGGGAGGCCGCCTGGACGACGTTCAACGCGATGGAGAAGACCTGGGCCTACCGCCAGGACCAGCTCCCCTCCACCCACCCGATCGTCGCCGCCATCAACGACCTGGAGGACGTCCAGGTCAACTTCGACGGCATCACCTACGCCAAGGGCGCCTCGGTGCTCAAGCAGCTCGTCGCCTGGGTGGGTCGCGACGAGTTCATCAGCGGCGTCTCCGCGTACTTCCGCAAGCACGCGTGGGGCAACACCGAGCTCACGGACCTCCTCGTCGAGCTCGAGGCCACCAGCGGCCGCGACCTCACGGCCTGGTCGAAGATCTGGCTCGAGACGGCCGGCGTCAACACGCTGCGTCCCGAGATCGGCACCGACGCCGACGGCGTCGTCACGTCGTTCGCGATCACGCAGACCGCGCCCGCCGACCACCCGACGATCCGCCCGCACCGCCTCGGCATCGGCTTCTACGACCTCGACGCGTCCGGCGCCGTCGTGCGGACCCGGTCCGTGCACGTCGACGTCGACGGGGAGCGCACCGAGATCCCCGAGCTCGTCGGCGTCGACCGGCCCGGCCTCGTCCTCGTCAACGACGACGACCTCGCCTACGCCAAGGTGCGTCTCGACGACGCGTCGCTCGCGTTCGCCGTCGAGCACCTCTCCCGCATCGCCGACCCGCTCGCGCGCTCCCTCGTGTGGGGCTCCGTGTGGGACGCCGTCCGCGACGGCGAGACGCCTGCGTCCGCCTACGTCGACCTCGTGCTGGGCAACATCGCCGCCGAGACCGAGTCGACCACCGTGCGCACCACGCTCGCCCAGCTCGGGCTCGCCGCCCGCTCCTACGTCGCGCCCGCCCGTCGGGCCGCCGTCGCGGAGCGCGTCGGCGACACCCTGTGGCGGCTCGCGCAGGCCGCCGACGCCGGGTCCGACCTCCAGCTCCAGCTCGTCAAGTACTTCGCGGCGCTGTCCTCGACGTCCGCGCACGTCGCGCCGCTGCGCGGGCTGCTCGACGGTTCGGTGACGCTCGACGGCCTCACCGTCGACACCGACCTGCGCTGGGAGCTCCTCGAGGGCCTCGTGCTCCTCGGCGACGCCGACGAGACCGAGATCGACGCCGCGCTCGCCGCCGACGACACCGCGACCGGCCGTCAGGCCGCCGCCCGGGCCCGCGCCGCCGTCCCGACGGTCGAGGCGAAGGAGCGCGCCTTCGCGTCCGTCGTCGACGACGCGGACGCGCCCAACGCGATCATCCGCGCCACCGCCGCCGGGTTCGTGCACGTCGTCGACCCGACCGTGCTCGCACCGTTCGCGCAGCGCTACGTCGACGCGCTGCTGCCCGTCTGGGAGACCCGCAGCTACCACATCGCCGAGGAGCTCATCGAGGGTCTCTACCCGGCACCGCTGGCCTCGGTGGAGCTGCGCGACGCCGCCCGCGGCTGGCTCGACGCCCACCCCGACGCCGCCGCGGCCCTGCGCCGCATGGTCGTCGAGGGCCTCGCGGGCACCGAGCGGGCCCTGGCCGCCCAGGCGGCCGACGCCGCCTGA
- a CDS encoding M13 family metallopeptidase — MTTDATGLRSGIDLSALDDAVRPQDDLFRHVNGRWLDTYEIPADRAMDGAFRTLHDAAEEQVREIITDAGAAVLAGTATGAQAQVGALYASFMDTDRIEALGTDPVADELGAVRDAADSAALTRVLGGLQRTGGGGVVGLYVDNDAKDPERYVVYLVQGGLGLPDEAYYREDQYAAVRDAFLPHVARMLGLAGVDEASWGVTPEAAAERVVALETALAGHHWDVVRDRDATLTYNPMTLADLAGSAPGFDWAAWADALGAPAGSLDDLVVREPSFATGFAELWAQADLADWKLWAAYHLITSRAPYLSDAVVQANFDFYGRTLSGAQEVRERWKRGVSVVEGALGEVVGQEYVARHFPPSHKERMDELVANLVAAYRESITGLDWMTDETRAKALAKLEQFTPKVGYPVRWKDYSALVVAEDDLVGNVRRAHAVEQDRELAKIGRPLDRDEWFMTPQTVNAYYNPGMNEIVFPAAILQPPFFDPDAEDAVNYGGIGAVIGHEIGHGFDDQGSKYDGAGRLEDWWTQADRTEFEQRTSALIAQYDAFRPAQLGDDGPTVNGSLTVGENIGDLGGLSIALTAYRIALGGSLDGAPVVDGLTGVQRVFLGWAQVWQAKGRDAEVVRRLATDPHSPNEFRCNGVVRNVDEFYTAFDVDADDALYLPAAERVRIW, encoded by the coding sequence ATGACGACCGACGCGACCGGGCTGCGGTCCGGCATCGACCTGTCCGCCCTCGACGACGCCGTCCGCCCGCAGGACGACCTGTTCCGCCACGTCAACGGGCGCTGGCTCGACACCTACGAGATCCCCGCCGACCGCGCCATGGACGGCGCGTTCCGCACCCTGCACGACGCCGCGGAGGAGCAGGTCCGCGAGATCATCACCGACGCGGGCGCCGCCGTCCTGGCCGGGACCGCGACGGGCGCGCAGGCCCAGGTGGGCGCCCTGTACGCCAGCTTCATGGACACCGACCGCATCGAGGCGCTCGGCACCGACCCGGTCGCCGACGAGCTCGGCGCCGTGCGCGACGCCGCGGACTCCGCCGCCCTGACGCGCGTCCTGGGCGGGCTGCAGCGCACCGGCGGGGGCGGCGTGGTCGGCCTCTACGTCGACAACGACGCCAAGGACCCCGAGCGGTACGTCGTCTACCTCGTCCAGGGCGGCCTCGGCCTGCCCGACGAGGCGTACTACCGGGAGGACCAGTACGCGGCCGTGCGCGACGCCTTCCTCCCGCACGTCGCGCGGATGCTCGGGCTCGCCGGCGTGGACGAGGCGTCGTGGGGCGTCACCCCGGAGGCGGCGGCCGAGCGCGTCGTCGCCCTGGAGACGGCGCTGGCCGGGCACCACTGGGACGTCGTGCGCGACCGCGACGCCACCCTGACCTACAACCCGATGACGCTGGCCGACCTCGCGGGCTCCGCGCCCGGGTTCGACTGGGCGGCGTGGGCCGACGCCCTCGGCGCGCCCGCCGGGTCGCTCGACGACCTCGTGGTGCGCGAGCCGTCCTTCGCGACCGGCTTCGCGGAGCTGTGGGCGCAGGCCGACCTCGCCGACTGGAAGCTGTGGGCGGCCTACCACCTGATCACGTCGCGCGCCCCCTACCTGAGCGACGCCGTCGTGCAGGCGAACTTCGACTTCTACGGGCGCACGCTGTCCGGCGCGCAGGAGGTCCGCGAGCGTTGGAAGCGCGGCGTGTCCGTCGTCGAGGGCGCGCTCGGCGAGGTCGTCGGCCAGGAGTACGTGGCCCGGCACTTCCCGCCGTCCCACAAGGAGCGGATGGACGAGCTCGTCGCGAACCTGGTGGCCGCCTACCGGGAGTCCATCACCGGGCTGGACTGGATGACGGACGAGACCCGCGCCAAGGCGCTCGCCAAGCTCGAGCAGTTCACGCCGAAGGTCGGCTACCCGGTGCGGTGGAAGGACTACTCCGCCCTCGTGGTCGCCGAGGACGACCTCGTCGGGAACGTCCGCCGCGCCCACGCCGTCGAGCAGGACCGCGAGCTCGCGAAGATCGGCCGGCCCCTGGACCGCGACGAGTGGTTCATGACGCCGCAGACCGTCAACGCCTACTACAACCCCGGCATGAACGAGATCGTGTTCCCCGCGGCGATCCTCCAGCCGCCGTTCTTCGACCCGGACGCCGAGGACGCCGTGAACTACGGCGGCATCGGCGCGGTCATCGGGCACGAGATCGGGCACGGGTTCGACGACCAGGGCTCCAAGTACGACGGCGCCGGCCGCCTCGAGGACTGGTGGACGCAGGCCGACCGCACCGAGTTCGAGCAGCGCACGTCCGCGCTGATCGCGCAGTACGACGCGTTCCGGCCCGCGCAGCTCGGCGACGACGGCCCCACCGTCAACGGCTCCCTCACCGTCGGGGAGAACATCGGCGACCTCGGCGGCCTGTCGATCGCGCTCACGGCGTACCGGATCGCGCTGGGCGGCTCGCTCGACGGCGCGCCCGTCGTGGACGGGCTCACCGGCGTCCAGCGGGTGTTCCTCGGGTGGGCGCAGGTGTGGCAGGCCAAGGGCCGCGACGCCGAGGTGGTGCGCCGCCTCGCCACGGACCCGCACTCCCCGAACGAGTTCCGCTGCAACGGCGTCGTGCGCAACGTCGACGAGTTCTACACGGCGTTCGACGTCGACGCCGACGACGCGCTGTACCTGCCCGCCGCGGAGCGCGTGCGCATCTGGTGA
- a CDS encoding ribose-5-phosphate isomerase: protein MRLHIAADHAGFELKSHLVAHLTEAGHDVVDHGAHEYDALDDYPSFCFAAGEAVVAEPGTLGIVIGGSGNGEQIAANKVPGVRAILAWSLDTATLGRQHNDANVIAVGGRMHSLEEAAALVDAFVAEPFSGDARHQRRIDQLAAYEASRPATA, encoded by the coding sequence ATGCGCCTGCACATCGCCGCCGATCATGCCGGATTCGAGCTCAAGTCCCACCTCGTCGCCCACCTCACCGAGGCCGGTCACGACGTCGTCGACCACGGGGCCCACGAGTACGACGCGCTGGACGACTACCCCTCGTTCTGCTTCGCCGCGGGCGAGGCGGTCGTCGCGGAGCCGGGCACGCTCGGCATCGTCATCGGCGGGTCGGGCAACGGCGAGCAGATCGCCGCGAACAAGGTGCCGGGCGTCCGCGCGATCCTCGCCTGGTCCCTGGACACGGCCACGCTCGGCCGCCAGCACAACGACGCGAACGTCATCGCCGTCGGCGGCCGCATGCACTCCCTGGAGGAGGCCGCGGCCCTCGTCGACGCGTTCGTCGCCGAGCCGTTCTCGGGCGACGCGCGCCACCAGCGCCGCATCGACCAGCTCGCCGCGTACGAGGCCTCCCGGCCCGCGACCGCCTGA
- a CDS encoding Fpg/Nei family DNA glycosylase, producing the protein MPEGHTVHRLARTLETLFAGRPLAVTSPQGRFAHGAALLDGSVLVRAEAWGKQLFCGFASSGDDDVARWLRVHLGLYGAWTFAGTGDDVVHAIGAPRRRIGERDSVPAGVAADAPGAWEPPAPRGAVRVRLLADSAVADLTGPTACEVLTGAEKADVEARLGPDPIRPDGGRGDLAAARDAFVARVRRSRVTVGQQLMDQAVVAGVGNIYRAEALFRARLDPLRPGRDVPAAVLAAIWDDLVDLMRDGAATGRIVTTRPEDRGAGTGPAPGAGRRRTRQNTDDDTGAVPADEAFYVYHRDGLGCRVCGTPVAVADLAGRNLFWCPACQS; encoded by the coding sequence GTGCCCGAGGGGCACACCGTCCACCGGCTGGCCCGTACCCTCGAGACGCTGTTCGCCGGGCGGCCGCTCGCCGTGACCAGCCCGCAGGGCCGGTTCGCGCACGGCGCGGCGCTGCTCGACGGGTCCGTCCTGGTGCGCGCCGAGGCGTGGGGCAAGCAGCTGTTCTGCGGCTTCGCGTCGTCGGGCGACGACGACGTGGCCCGCTGGCTGCGCGTCCACCTCGGCCTGTACGGCGCGTGGACGTTCGCAGGCACGGGGGACGACGTCGTGCACGCCATCGGGGCGCCACGGCGACGCATCGGCGAACGGGACTCCGTCCCGGCCGGCGTCGCGGCGGACGCCCCGGGAGCGTGGGAGCCGCCGGCGCCCCGCGGGGCCGTGCGCGTGCGGCTGCTCGCCGACTCGGCGGTCGCGGACCTCACCGGCCCCACGGCCTGCGAGGTCCTCACGGGTGCCGAGAAGGCGGACGTCGAGGCCCGGCTGGGACCGGACCCGATCCGGCCCGACGGCGGCCGGGGCGACCTGGCCGCGGCCCGCGACGCGTTCGTGGCGCGGGTGCGGCGCTCGCGGGTGACGGTCGGCCAGCAGCTCATGGACCAGGCCGTGGTGGCGGGCGTCGGCAACATCTACCGCGCCGAGGCCTTGTTCCGGGCCCGGCTCGACCCGCTGCGCCCGGGCCGGGACGTGCCCGCGGCCGTCCTCGCCGCGATCTGGGACGACCTCGTCGACCTCATGCGCGACGGGGCCGCGACGGGCCGGATCGTCACGACCCGGCCCGAGGACCGCGGGGCGGGGACCGGCCCGGCCCCCGGCGCCGGCCGTCGCCGCACCCGGCAGAACACCGACGACGACACCGGCGCCGTGCCCGCGGACGAGGCGTTCTACGTCTACCACCGCGACGGGCTCGGCTGCCGCGTGTGCGGCACGCCCGTGGCGGTGGCGGACCTGGCGGGCCGGAACCTGTTCTGGTGCCCGGCCTGCCAGTCCTGA
- a CDS encoding GNAT family N-acetyltransferase, with protein sequence MDPASGLPAGYRFRTLTADDARAATQLDTWAFPTGVSLDELDKLPSPLTWDRTVAVEVTREDGATSLAAMHSSYPFSRFEVPGGTLPTAGLTWVGVHPQHRRRGLATAMIDRHLARCRERGEPLSALFAAEYAIYGRFGYGKAADDVRLTIPRGARLRDVPGAADHTVRIEDADRDRHGVLVDAVHRAAGRAPGGLGVNRPGWATRESGELQAHFWADSPAFRGGQESRRVVVVERDGRPRGYALLRRKLEWVPTGTNGTVSVSEAVALDAAAARALWGVLVDLDLMTQTRTFILAPDDAVLTLLENPRAAAQQRVDNVWVRLVDLPVALAGRQYAADVDVTLAVRDVRLPDNAGVWRLRATAFGPASCEAVDVPPAEADLALDVRELGAAYLGGTSLAVLATAGLVDERAPGALAAASTAFGWPVAPVCSWVF encoded by the coding sequence ATGGACCCTGCCTCCGGCCTGCCTGCCGGCTACCGCTTCCGCACGCTCACCGCCGACGACGCCCGGGCGGCGACGCAGCTCGACACCTGGGCGTTCCCGACGGGCGTCTCCCTGGACGAGCTCGACAAGCTTCCTTCCCCGCTGACGTGGGACCGCACCGTCGCGGTCGAGGTCACCCGCGAGGACGGCGCGACGTCGCTGGCGGCGATGCACTCCTCGTACCCGTTCTCGCGGTTCGAGGTGCCGGGCGGCACGCTGCCGACGGCGGGGCTGACGTGGGTGGGGGTGCACCCGCAGCACCGGCGTCGCGGCCTCGCCACGGCGATGATCGACCGGCACCTGGCCCGCTGCCGGGAGCGCGGCGAGCCGCTGTCGGCGCTGTTCGCCGCGGAGTACGCGATCTACGGCCGGTTCGGGTACGGCAAGGCCGCCGACGACGTCCGCCTGACCATCCCGCGGGGCGCCCGGCTGCGCGACGTCCCCGGCGCGGCGGACCACACGGTGCGGATCGAGGACGCCGACCGGGACCGGCACGGCGTCCTCGTGGACGCCGTGCACCGGGCGGCGGGACGCGCCCCCGGCGGGCTGGGCGTGAACCGCCCCGGGTGGGCCACCCGCGAGTCGGGCGAGCTCCAGGCGCACTTCTGGGCGGACTCCCCCGCGTTCCGGGGCGGGCAGGAGTCGCGGCGCGTCGTCGTGGTGGAGCGTGACGGGCGGCCGCGCGGGTACGCGCTGCTGCGCCGCAAGCTGGAGTGGGTGCCCACGGGCACGAACGGCACGGTGTCGGTGTCCGAGGCCGTCGCGCTGGACGCGGCGGCGGCGCGGGCCCTGTGGGGCGTGCTGGTGGACCTGGACCTCATGACGCAGACCCGCACGTTCATCCTCGCGCCCGACGACGCCGTGCTCACCCTGCTGGAGAACCCCCGCGCGGCCGCGCAGCAGCGGGTCGACAACGTGTGGGTGCGGCTCGTCGACCTGCCGGTCGCGCTGGCGGGGCGGCAGTACGCGGCGGACGTCGACGTGACGCTCGCGGTGCGCGACGTGCGGCTGCCCGACAACGCGGGCGTGTGGCGGCTGCGGGCCACGGCGTTCGGGCCGGCGTCGTGCGAGGCGGTCGACGTCCCGCCCGCCGAGGCGGACCTCGCGCTCGACGTGCGCGAGCTGGGCGCCGCCTACCTGGGCGGCACGTCCCTGGCGGTCCTCGCCACGGCGGGCCTCGTCGACGAGCGCGCCCCCGGCGCGCTGGCGGCCGCGAGCACGGCGTTCGGCTGGCCGGTGGCGCCGGTCTGCTCCTGGGTCTTCTGA
- a CDS encoding MGMT family protein — MPSRPPRAVPGSDPGSDPDAPTTAEEYLDEVLAVVEQVPAGRATTYGIVAEAVADVLGRGGPRQVGQVMARAGSGVAWWRVVNAAGSPPARHLDTALAELRAEGCPLTRDGRRVDLRRAVWLP; from the coding sequence ATGCCGTCCCGCCCGCCCCGCGCCGTCCCCGGCTCCGACCCCGGCTCCGACCCGGACGCGCCGACGACGGCCGAGGAGTACCTCGACGAGGTCCTGGCCGTCGTCGAGCAGGTACCGGCCGGTCGGGCGACGACGTACGGGATCGTCGCCGAGGCCGTCGCGGACGTCCTCGGGCGCGGCGGGCCCCGTCAGGTCGGTCAGGTCATGGCGCGTGCCGGGTCGGGCGTCGCGTGGTGGCGGGTCGTGAACGCCGCGGGCTCGCCCCCGGCACGCCACCTCGACACGGCGCTGGCCGAGCTGCGCGCCGAGGGCTGCCCGCTCACCCGCGACGGGCGCCGCGTGGACCTGCGGCGCGCCGTCTGGCTGCCCTGA
- a CDS encoding LLM class F420-dependent oxidoreductase: MRIGIQTGYWSRRPPAGVVEMLQAAEAAGLDSVWTAEAYGSDAFTPLAWWGSHTTRLRLGTGIAQMAARTPTATAMHALTLDHLSGGRFVLGLGASGPQVVEGWYGQPYRRPLARTREFVEIVREVIARERPVTYDGEFYTLPVGADTPGATGLGRALKPTVHPLRADLPIVLAAQGPKNVALAAEIADGWMAGFYPARHDAELRALLAEGFAARADERSRPEDFEVLATVPVVVRDDVESAADVVRPHIALYVGGMGAKEANFHKASLDRLGYAEVTDEVQRLFLAGRKEDAARAVPTELVEEVALVGPATKVRTDLARWEGTALTTLLAQGDPASVAALLGA; the protein is encoded by the coding sequence CTGCGCATCGGCATCCAGACCGGCTACTGGTCCCGCCGGCCCCCGGCCGGCGTCGTGGAGATGCTGCAGGCCGCCGAGGCCGCGGGCCTCGACTCCGTCTGGACCGCCGAGGCCTACGGGTCCGACGCCTTCACGCCGCTCGCCTGGTGGGGCTCGCACACCACCCGGCTGCGGCTCGGCACCGGGATCGCGCAGATGGCCGCCCGCACGCCCACCGCCACCGCCATGCACGCCCTCACGCTCGACCACCTGTCGGGCGGCCGGTTCGTCCTCGGCCTCGGGGCGTCCGGCCCGCAGGTCGTCGAGGGCTGGTACGGCCAGCCGTACCGGCGGCCGCTCGCCCGCACCCGCGAGTTCGTCGAGATCGTGCGCGAGGTGATCGCCCGCGAGCGCCCCGTGACGTACGACGGCGAGTTCTACACCCTGCCCGTCGGCGCGGACACGCCCGGCGCGACCGGCCTGGGGCGGGCGCTCAAGCCCACCGTGCACCCGCTGCGCGCCGACCTGCCGATCGTCCTCGCGGCGCAGGGCCCGAAGAACGTCGCGCTGGCCGCGGAGATCGCCGACGGCTGGATGGCGGGCTTCTACCCGGCGCGCCACGACGCCGAGCTGCGTGCCCTGCTGGCGGAGGGCTTCGCGGCGCGCGCCGACGAGCGCTCCCGCCCCGAGGACTTCGAGGTCCTGGCGACCGTCCCCGTCGTGGTCCGCGACGACGTCGAGTCCGCGGCGGACGTCGTGCGCCCCCACATCGCGCTGTACGTCGGCGGGATGGGCGCCAAGGAGGCGAACTTCCACAAGGCGTCGCTCGACCGGCTCGGGTACGCCGAGGTCACGGACGAGGTGCAGCGGCTGTTCCTCGCCGGACGCAAGGAGGACGCCGCCCGTGCGGTGCCGACCGAGCTGGTCGAGGAGGTCGCGCTCGTCGGCCCCGCCACCAAGGTCCGCACCGACCTCGCCCGCTGGGAGGGCACGGCCCTGACGACGCTGCTCGCGCAGGGCGACCCGGCGTCCGTCGCGGCGCTGCTGGGCGCCTGA
- a CDS encoding DUF1648 domain-containing protein translates to MTTPPRSDRPGWRRLARRSTAWSAAAAVGLVLAAAVVTLAAQDDLPARVASHWGPGGVPDDTMALTTFLWADVALVLSLVALFSAISLAWGSSASTRRMTAAANVWSGGLGATLLLVTVVLQRGVTDVSTVAMPGGALVAVLLGPLVLAVPAALLVAGDPAQPATDPVEPDAARAGLAADERAVWFRTTQGGPGTVIAVVAILTVTLLAIVLQMWALLAVPVLLVGVFAAMFSFTVRVDSAGMRVRSALGWPRTQVPADEVVRASVVDVSPLGDFGGWGWRVGFHGGRVGVVLRSGEGLLVERTGERSLVVTVDDAATAAALLNTMADRARARTGGGGGVR, encoded by the coding sequence ATGACGACACCCCCTCGCAGCGACCGGCCCGGCTGGCGCCGGCTCGCCCGCCGCTCGACGGCCTGGTCCGCGGCGGCCGCCGTCGGCCTGGTGCTCGCGGCCGCGGTCGTGACCCTGGCGGCCCAGGACGACCTGCCCGCCCGCGTGGCCTCCCACTGGGGTCCCGGCGGGGTGCCGGACGACACGATGGCGCTCACCACCTTCCTGTGGGCCGACGTCGCGCTCGTGCTGTCCCTCGTCGCGCTCTTCTCGGCGATCAGCCTCGCCTGGGGGTCCAGCGCGTCCACGCGGCGCATGACGGCGGCGGCGAACGTGTGGTCCGGCGGTCTGGGTGCGACGCTCCTGCTGGTCACCGTGGTGCTGCAGCGCGGCGTCACCGACGTCTCGACCGTCGCCATGCCGGGCGGGGCCCTCGTCGCGGTGCTGCTCGGCCCCCTGGTGCTCGCCGTGCCGGCGGCGCTCCTCGTGGCCGGCGACCCGGCGCAGCCCGCCACCGACCCGGTGGAGCCGGACGCCGCACGCGCCGGGCTGGCCGCGGACGAGCGCGCCGTGTGGTTCCGCACGACGCAGGGCGGGCCGGGCACCGTCATCGCCGTCGTCGCGATCCTGACGGTCACCCTGCTGGCGATCGTCCTGCAGATGTGGGCGCTGCTGGCGGTACCCGTCCTGCTCGTCGGGGTGTTCGCCGCGATGTTCTCCTTCACGGTGCGGGTGGACTCCGCGGGCATGCGCGTACGTTCCGCGCTGGGCTGGCCCCGCACGCAGGTCCCCGCCGACGAGGTGGTGCGCGCCTCGGTCGTCGACGTCTCGCCGCTGGGCGACTTCGGTGGCTGGGGCTGGCGCGTCGGGTTCCACGGGGGCCGGGTCGGCGTGGTGCTGCGCTCCGGCGAGGGGCTGCTGGTCGAGCGCACGGGCGAGCGGTCGCTCGTGGTCACGGTGGACGACGCGGCCACGGCCGCCGCGCTGCTCAACACGATGGCGGACCGGGCGCGCGCACGCACCGGGGGCGGTGGCGGCGTCCGCTAG
- a CDS encoding GntR family transcriptional regulator codes for MLWTIDAASDEPLYAQLVAQARVAAARGDLTPGDRLPSARELASSLDLNVHTVLKAYRQLRDDGLVELRRGRGAVVTARAATDIGAVEHALAAFVAAARSARLSPEAATTLVKEAMRR; via the coding sequence ATGCTCTGGACCATCGACGCCGCGAGCGACGAGCCGCTCTACGCCCAGCTCGTCGCGCAGGCGCGGGTCGCCGCGGCCCGTGGCGACCTGACGCCGGGCGACCGGCTGCCCTCCGCACGCGAGCTCGCGTCGTCGCTCGACCTCAACGTCCACACGGTGCTCAAGGCCTACCGGCAGCTCCGCGACGACGGTCTGGTCGAGCTCCGCCGCGGTCGCGGCGCGGTCGTGACCGCCCGTGCCGCCACGGACATCGGTGCCGTGGAGCACGCCCTCGCCGCGTTCGTCGCGGCCGCCCGGTCGGCCCGGCTCTCCCCCGAGGCCGCCACCACCCTCGTCAAGGAGGCGATGAGACGATGA
- the epsC gene encoding serine O-acetyltransferase EpsC codes for MPNGHRPGLRHLLDILGEDLGAAHAHDPAARSRIEVALAYPGVHALWTHRVAHRMWHRPGLRLPARLVSQLARWLTGIEIHPGARIGRRLFIDHGMGVVIGQTTVIGDDCVLFHGSTLGGRSMAKGKRHPTLGDRVMVGAGAKVLGPLWIGNDVQVGANAVVTKDVPAGMVAVGVPAIVRAPGHRPDHGQHVEDASELLEYVI; via the coding sequence ATGCCGAACGGTCACCGGCCGGGCCTGCGGCACCTGCTCGACATCCTCGGTGAGGACCTCGGCGCCGCGCACGCCCACGACCCGGCGGCACGCAGCCGGATCGAGGTGGCGCTCGCCTACCCGGGCGTCCACGCGCTGTGGACGCACCGGGTGGCGCACCGCATGTGGCACCGGCCGGGCCTGCGGCTGCCCGCACGGCTGGTGTCCCAGCTCGCGCGGTGGCTCACGGGGATCGAGATCCACCCGGGGGCGCGGATCGGACGCCGGCTGTTCATCGACCACGGCATGGGTGTCGTGATCGGGCAGACGACGGTGATCGGCGACGACTGCGTGCTCTTCCACGGCTCCACCCTGGGTGGCCGGTCGATGGCGAAGGGCAAGCGGCACCCCACGCTCGGGGACCGCGTGATGGTCGGCGCCGGCGCGAAGGTCCTCGGTCCGCTGTGGATCGGCAACGACGTGCAGGTGGGCGCGAACGCGGTGGTGACGAAGGACGTCCCGGCGGGCATGGTGGCCGTCGGCGTCCCGGCGATCGTCCGGGCGCCCGGCCACCGGCCGGACCACGGCCAGCACGTCGAGGACGCCTCGGAGCTGCTCGAGTACGTCATCTGA